Proteins encoded within one genomic window of Vanrija pseudolonga chromosome 3, complete sequence:
- the TUB-B_1 gene encoding Tubulin beta chain: protein MGREIVSVSVGQAGNQIGTAFWENILQEHGLDYNGKYVGNDAQQLDKVSVYFNEAANQKYVPRSVQVDLEPGVVDLVRSGPLANLYRPDTFVYGQSGAGNNWAKGYYTEGAELVDPILDVLRMQVESADSFQGFQLLHSLGGGTGSGLGALLLSKIREEYPDRMLATFSVFPSPKVSETVVEPYNAILSTHILVENSDITCCIDNEALYQICVNDLKMKAPEYKDLNQLIAKVMTGFTSTLRFPGVLNSDLRKLAVNMVPFPRLHFFTAGYAPLVASTSRAYTASNVSELTAALFQRRSLLAAIDPALGKYLTVSVAFRGKLSMRDIENSVYEFQSKNSEHFVPWIPNGALTTLCTVPPIGQVASATLVANTTAISEVFKRSHVQFRQLFKRRAYTHWYTGEGMDEMEFTEAESNLADLCEEYDQYESAQLDEEYEDEAEEVAQEYAEDFAE from the exons ATGGGAAGGGAAATCGTCAGCGTCTCGG TCGGACAGG CTGGTAACCAGATCGGTACCGCCTTCTGGGAGAACATCCTGCAG GAGCATGGCCTTGACT ACAACGGCAAGTACGTCGGCAacgacgcgcagcagctggaCAAGG TCTCGGTCTACTTCAACGAGGCGGCCAACCAAAAGTACGTCCCGCGCTCGGTtcaggtcgacctcgagcccggtgtcgtcgacctcgtgcgCTCTGGCCCCCTCGCAAACCTCTACCGCCCCGACACTTTCGTTTACGGCCAGAGCGGTGCCGGTAACAACTGGGCCAAGGGCTACTACACTGAGG gtgccgagcttgtcgacccCATCCTCGATGTCCTCCGCATGCAGGTCGAGAGCGCCGACTCGTTCCAGGGCTTCCAGCTCCTCCACT CCCTCGGTGGTGGTACTGGTTCGGGTCTCggtgccctcctcctcagcaaGATCCGTGAGGAGTACCCCGACCGTATGCTCGCGACTTTCTCGGTCTTCCCTTCGCCCAAGGTCTCGGAGACCGTTGTCGAGCCCTACAACGCCATCCTCTCGACCCACATCCTCGTGGAGAACTCGGACATTACCTGCTGCATTGACAACGAGGCTCTCTACCAGATCTGCGTCAACGACCTCAAGATGAAGGCTCCCGAGTACAAGGACCTCAACCAGCTCATTGCCAAGGTCATGACTGGCTTCACCT CCACCCTCCGCTT CCCTGGTGTCCTCAACTCGGACctccgcaagctcgccgtCAACATGGTGCCCTTCCCCCGTCTCCACTTCTTCACCGCAGGTTACGCCCCTCTTGTCGCCTCGACCAGCCGTGCCTACACCGCTTCCAACGTCTCGGAGCTCACCGCCGCTCTCTTccagcgccgctcgctccttgccgccatcgaccccgccctcggcaaGTACCTCACCGTCTCGGTTGCCTTCCGCGGCAAGCTCAGCATGCGCGACA TCGAGAACTCGGTCTACGAGTTCCAGAGCAAGAACTCTGAGCACTTCGTCCCATGG ATTCCCAACGGTGCTCTTACCACCCTCTGCACTGTCCCCCCCATCGGTCAggtcgcctcggccacccTTGTTGCGAACACTACTGCCATCTCAGAGGTCTTCAAGCGCTCGCACGTTCAGTTCCGTCAGCTCTTCAAGAGGAGAGCCTACACCCACTG GTACACTGGCGAGGGTATGGACGAGATGGAGTTCACCGAGGCCGAATCAAACTTGGCCGACCTTTGCGAGGAGTACGACCAGT ACGAGTCGGctcagctcgacgaggagtacgaggacgaggccgaggaggtcgctcAGGAGTACGCTGAGGACTTCGCCGAGTAG
- the TUB-B_1 gene encoding Tubulin beta chain gives MGREIVSVSVGQAGNQIGTAFWENILQEHGLDYNGKYVGNDAQQLDKVSVYFNEAANQKYVPRSVQVDLEPGVVDLVRSGPLANLYRPDTFVYGQSGAGNNWAKGYYTEGGSTSASACPALQESLTGDTGAELVDPILDVLRMQVESADSFQGFQLLHSLGGGTGSGLGALLLSKIREEYPDRMLATFSVFPSPKVSETVVEPYNAILSTHILVENSDITCCIDNEALYQICVNDLKMKAPEYKDLNQLIAKVMTGFTSTLRFPGVLNSDLRKLAVNMVPFPRLHFFTAGYAPLVASTSRAYTASNVSELTAALFQRRSLLAAIDPALGKYLTVSVAFRGKLSMRDIENSVYEFQSKNSEHFVPWIPNGALTTLCTVPPIGQVASATLVANTTAISEVFKRSHVQFRQLFKRRAYTHWYTGEGMDEMEFTEAESNLADLCEEYDQYESAQLDEEYEDEAEEVAQEYAEDFAE, from the exons ATGGGAAGGGAAATCGTCAGCGTCTCGG TCGGACAGG CTGGTAACCAGATCGGTACCGCCTTCTGGGAGAACATCCTGCAG GAGCATGGCCTTGACT ACAACGGCAAGTACGTCGGCAacgacgcgcagcagctggaCAAGG TCTCGGTCTACTTCAACGAGGCGGCCAACCAAAAGTACGTCCCGCGCTCGGTtcaggtcgacctcgagcccggtgtcgtcgacctcgtgcgCTCTGGCCCCCTCGCAAACCTCTACCGCCCCGACACTTTCGTTTACGGCCAGAGCGGTGCCGGTAACAACTGGGCCAAGGGCTACTACACTGAGGGTGGGTCcacgtccgcgtccgcgtgTCCCGCGTTACAGGAGTCGCTAACTGGTGACACAGgtgccgagcttgtcgacccCATCCTCGATGTCCTCCGCATGCAGGTCGAGAGCGCCGACTCGTTCCAGGGCTTCCAGCTCCTCCACT CCCTCGGTGGTGGTACTGGTTCGGGTCTCggtgccctcctcctcagcaaGATCCGTGAGGAGTACCCCGACCGTATGCTCGCGACTTTCTCGGTCTTCCCTTCGCCCAAGGTCTCGGAGACCGTTGTCGAGCCCTACAACGCCATCCTCTCGACCCACATCCTCGTGGAGAACTCGGACATTACCTGCTGCATTGACAACGAGGCTCTCTACCAGATCTGCGTCAACGACCTCAAGATGAAGGCTCCCGAGTACAAGGACCTCAACCAGCTCATTGCCAAGGTCATGACTGGCTTCACCT CCACCCTCCGCTT CCCTGGTGTCCTCAACTCGGACctccgcaagctcgccgtCAACATGGTGCCCTTCCCCCGTCTCCACTTCTTCACCGCAGGTTACGCCCCTCTTGTCGCCTCGACCAGCCGTGCCTACACCGCTTCCAACGTCTCGGAGCTCACCGCCGCTCTCTTccagcgccgctcgctccttgccgccatcgaccccgccctcggcaaGTACCTCACCGTCTCGGTTGCCTTCCGCGGCAAGCTCAGCATGCGCGACA TCGAGAACTCGGTCTACGAGTTCCAGAGCAAGAACTCTGAGCACTTCGTCCCATGG ATTCCCAACGGTGCTCTTACCACCCTCTGCACTGTCCCCCCCATCGGTCAggtcgcctcggccacccTTGTTGCGAACACTACTGCCATCTCAGAGGTCTTCAAGCGCTCGCACGTTCAGTTCCGTCAGCTCTTCAAGAGGAGAGCCTACACCCACTG GTACACTGGCGAGGGTATGGACGAGATGGAGTTCACCGAGGCCGAATCAAACTTGGCCGACCTTTGCGAGGAGTACGACCAGT ACGAGTCGGctcagctcgacgaggagtacgaggacgaggccgaggaggtcgctcAGGAGTACGCTGAGGACTTCGCCGAGTAG